Proteins from a single region of Campylobacter sp. RM16704:
- the ubiE gene encoding bifunctional demethylmenaquinone methyltransferase/2-methoxy-6-polyprenyl-1,4-benzoquinol methylase UbiE, producing MQKQEKIVKMFDDIAPTYDKANRILSFGTDVSWRRKACLSVFKYSNNELDVIDVACGTGDMIIEWQNQALKSNKNIISIKGIDPSAGMLEVAKKKIPNAAFIQAKAQDLPLENESADVISISYGIRNVVDRKEAIKEFARVLKKNGILLVLEFTKREQGGFVANFRDFYLKNILPRIGGFISKNYSAYEYLPNSIEDFLSKEDFIKELSEHFEILEYKSFSFGVCSMFIARKK from the coding sequence ATGCAAAAACAAGAAAAAATAGTCAAAATGTTTGATGATATAGCACCAACTTATGATAAAGCTAATAGAATTTTAAGTTTTGGTACTGATGTAAGTTGGAGAAGGAAAGCTTGTTTGAGTGTTTTTAAGTACTCTAATAACGAGCTCGATGTTATAGATGTAGCTTGTGGCACAGGTGATATGATTATAGAATGGCAAAATCAAGCTTTAAAATCAAATAAAAATATTATTAGTATCAAAGGTATAGATCCAAGTGCAGGTATGCTTGAAGTGGCGAAGAAAAAAATCCCGAATGCAGCTTTTATACAAGCAAAAGCACAAGATCTTCCACTTGAAAATGAAAGTGCAGATGTTATAAGTATAAGCTATGGCATACGTAATGTAGTAGATAGAAAAGAGGCTATAAAGGAATTTGCACGAGTATTGAAAAAAAATGGAATTTTACTTGTACTTGAATTTACTAAAAGAGAACAAGGAGGCTTTGTAGCAAATTTTAGAGATTTTTATTTAAAGAATATTTTGCCAAGAATAGGTGGATTTATTAGTAAAAATTATAGTGCATATGAGTATTTACCAAATTCTATAGAAGATTTTTTAAGTAAAGAAGACTTTATTAAAGAATTGAGCGAACATTTTGAAATACTGGAGTATAAAAGCTTTAGCTTTGGTGTATGCTCTATGTTTATTGCAAGAAAAAAATGA
- a CDS encoding metal-dependent phosphatase: MVAKIAKNKMVYEVQRRFLLPNDDFLKILKKEKIVYSKDKIRVFFTRISPFCDIKYKKINQNYYQFSLYKLHDILDKKTCKVSKKDFQRQYKKSIGSIINKTRIGFEINDLKFYIYKFKNNLQDLVILKIIFPTFEKAKQYNLPLFFNNFKEITDDEKFYTKNLALYGDFSKFFNSTKIIKILDKQENIDLNFPSQIQSFVACKILLFILLKRLKNEKNQFLQNVNINSIKQFSLSLYQINIFLEIFHNIFEKNIMEKLKNIFLALTEQIDINKTQKIDLEKYVFVLSDKKIDNIFFDLEFILKNDCNFYQGEKEQILKRLIAFKLRRELVFLKKKIVQSQMDLKKELDRINFLLYYFATMFEEKSISRLKSYFDYSYSEKILLKYNKVIKRINKNTKKLKIYS, from the coding sequence ATGGTTGCAAAAATTGCAAAAAATAAAATGGTTTATGAAGTTCAAAGACGCTTTTTACTCCCAAATGATGATTTTTTAAAAATTTTAAAAAAAGAAAAGATTGTTTATTCTAAGGACAAAATACGTGTTTTTTTTACGCGTATAAGTCCTTTTTGTGATATTAAATATAAAAAAATAAATCAAAATTATTATCAGTTTTCACTTTATAAACTACATGATATTCTAGATAAAAAGACTTGTAAAGTTTCTAAAAAAGATTTTCAACGTCAATATAAAAAATCCATAGGCAGTATTATCAATAAAACTAGAATTGGTTTTGAAATTAATGATTTAAAATTTTATATTTATAAATTTAAGAATAATTTGCAAGATTTGGTAATTTTAAAGATTATTTTTCCTACTTTTGAAAAGGCGAAGCAATATAATCTACCTCTTTTTTTTAATAATTTTAAAGAAATTACAGACGATGAAAAATTTTATACTAAAAATTTAGCATTATATGGAGATTTTTCCAAATTTTTTAATAGTACTAAAATCATTAAAATTTTAGATAAGCAAGAAAATATTGATTTAAATTTTCCAAGTCAAATTCAAAGCTTTGTGGCTTGTAAAATTTTACTTTTCATTCTTTTAAAAAGATTAAAAAATGAAAAAAATCAATTCTTGCAAAATGTAAATATAAATTCTATCAAACAATTCTCTTTAAGTCTTTATCAAATCAATATTTTTTTAGAAATTTTCCATAATATTTTTGAAAAAAACATTATGGAAAAACTTAAAAATATTTTTTTAGCCTTAACAGAACAAATTGATATAAATAAAACACAAAAAATCGACTTAGAAAAATATGTTTTTGTTTTAAGTGATAAAAAAATTGATAATATTTTTTTTGACTTGGAATTTATTTTAAAGAATGATTGTAATTTTTATCAAGGAGAAAAAGAACAGATTTTAAAGCGTTTAATAGCTTTTAAGTTAAGAAGAGAATTGGTTTTTTTAAAGAAAAAAATTGTACAATCACAAATGGATCTTAAAAAAGAATTGGATAGAATAAATTTTTTGTTATACTATTTTGCAACAATGTTTGAAGAAAAAAGTATTAGTAGATTAAAGTCTTATTTTGACTATAGTTATTCAGAAAAAATTCTTCTTAAATATAATAAAGTAATTAAAAGAATTAACAAAAATACTAAAAAATTAAAAATATATAGCTAG
- the perR gene encoding peroxide-responsive transcriptional repressor PerR: MELIQMLKNCDLKATPQRLCILKILQRHEHPNIESLYESIKEEYPSISLATVYKNLNTLKEQGLVVEINTLNQKTCYDIYEYPHIHVVCNKCNHIEDVCYEDSGLSQYQENLEKKIGNIIDYLGVFAYVNGCKNCKK; the protein is encoded by the coding sequence ATGGAACTTATTCAAATGCTTAAAAATTGTGATTTAAAAGCTACTCCACAAAGACTTTGCATTTTAAAAATTTTACAACGCCATGAACATCCTAATATCGAATCTTTGTATGAAAGTATTAAAGAAGAATATCCATCGATTTCTTTAGCTACAGTGTATAAAAATTTAAATACTCTAAAAGAGCAGGGTTTAGTAGTAGAAATTAATACTCTAAATCAAAAAACTTGTTATGACATTTATGAATATCCTCATATTCATGTGGTTTGTAATAAATGTAATCATATAGAGGATGTATGTTACGAAGATAGTGGACTTAGCCAATATCAAGAAAATCTTGAAAAAAAAATAGGAAATATTATTGATTATTTAGGTGTATTTGCTTATGTAAATGGTTGCAAAAATTGCAAAAAATAA